One genomic region from Apodemus sylvaticus chromosome 1, mApoSyl1.1, whole genome shotgun sequence encodes:
- the Ascl2 gene encoding achaete-scute homolog 2 — MEAHLDWYGVPGLQEASDACPRESCSSALPAAGEGANVHFPPHPVPREHFSCAAPELVTGAQGLNASLMDGGALPRLMPTSSGVSGACAARRRPASPELLRCSRRRRSGATEASSSSAAVARRNERERNRVKLVNLGFQALRQHVPHGGANKKLSKVETLRSAVEYIRALQRLLAEHDEVRAALSEGLLTPATQPSDACAQPSASPASASVSCASTSPDRLGCSEPTSPRSAYSSEDSHCEGELSPMEQELLDFSSWLGGF; from the exons ATGGAAGCAC ACCTTGACTGGTACGGGGTCCCAGGGCTCCAGGAGGCCAGCGACGCGTGCCCTAGGGAGTCCTGCAGTAGTGCCCTGCCTGCGGCCGGTGAAGGTGCGAACGTCCACTTCCCACCGCACCCGGTTCCTCGCGAGCACTTTTCCTGTGCCGCACCAGAACTCGTAACAGGAGCCCAGGGACTGAATGCAAGCTTGATGGACGGCGGCGCGCTGCCCAGACTCATGCCCACCTCGTCTGGAGTCTCTGGAGCCTGCGCTGCTCGGCGGAGACCCGCGTCCCCGGAATTGTTGCGCTGCAGCCGGCGGCGGCGATCTGGAGCGACCGAGGCCAGCAGCAGCTCAGCGGCCGTGGCACGCCGCAATGAGCGCGAGCGCAACCGCGTCAAGCTGGTAAACTTGGGCTTCCAGGCGCTGCGGCAGCACGTGCCGCACGGCGGCGCCAACAAGAAGCTGAGTAAGGTGGAGACGCTGCGCTCCGCGGTAGAGTACATCCGTGCGCTGCAGCGGCTGCTTGCAGAGCACGACGAGGTGCGTGCCGCCCTCTCTGAGGGGCTGTTAACACCCGCTACTCAGCCGTCCGATGCATGCGCGCAGCCCTCCGCCTCTCCCGCCAGCGCGTCCGTATCCTGCGCTTCTACGTCTCCGGACCGTCTGGGCTGCTCTGAGCCTACCTCCCCGCGCTCCGCCTACTCGTCGGAGGACAGCCACTGCGAGGGAGAGCTAAGCCCGATGGAGCAGGAGCTGCTTGACTTTTCCAGCTGGTTAGGGGGTTTCTGA